One segment of Salvelinus fontinalis isolate EN_2023a chromosome 42, ASM2944872v1, whole genome shotgun sequence DNA contains the following:
- the LOC129841027 gene encoding protein mab-21-like 2, producing MIATQAKLVYQLNKYYSERCQTRKAAIAKTIREVCKVVSDVLKEVEVQEPRFISSLSEIEARFEGMEVIAPNEFEVVLYLNQMGVFNFVDDGSLPGCAVLKLSDGRKRSMSLWVEFITASGYLSARKIRSRFQTLVAQAVDKCSYRDVVKMVADTSEVKLRIRERYVVQITPAFKCTGIWPRSAAQWPMPHIPWPGPNRVAEVKAEGFNLLSKECYSLTGKQSSAESDAWVLQFSEAENRLLMAGCRKRCLSVLKTLRDRHLELPGQPLQSYHMKTLLLYECEKHPRETDWDESCLGDRINGILLQLISCLQCRRCPHYFLPNLDLFQGKPHSALEAAAKQTWRLAREILTNAKSLDKL from the coding sequence ATGATCGCGACGCAGGCAAAGCTGGTCTACCAGCTCAACAAATACTACAGCGAGAGATGCCAAACTCGAAAAGCGGCCATTGCAAAGACTATCCGGGAGGTGTGTAAGGTAGTGTCGGACGTCCTGAAGGAGGTCGAGGTGCAGGAACCCCGGTTCATCTCCTCTCTCAGCGAGATAGAGGCGCGCTTCGAGGGGATGGAGGTCATAGCCCCCAACGAGTTCGAGGTAGTCCTCTACCTCAACCAGATGGGAGTGTTCAACTTTGTTGATGACGGTTCTCTGCCCGGCTGCGCTGTACTGAAGCTGAGCGACGGTCGCAAAAGAAGTATGTCTCTCTGGGTCGAGTTCATAACGGCCTCGGGCTACCTTTCCGCCCGGAAGATCCGCTCAAGGTTtcagactctggtggcgcaagCGGTGGATAAGTGTAGCTACCGTGACGTGGTTAAAATGGTAGCAGATACAAGTGAGGTAAAACTAAGGATCCGGGAGAGATACGTGGTTCAGATCACCCCTGCGTTCAAGTGCACAGGGATCTGGCCTAGGAGCGCTGCCCAGTGGCCCATGCCCCATATCCCCTGGCCTGGTCCGAACCGGGTGGCCGAGGTCAAGGCCGAGGGCTTTAACCTGCTCTCCAAAGAGTGCTACTCGTTGACCGGGAAACAGAGCTCGGCTGAGAGTGACGCCTGGGTCTTGCAGTTCAGCGAGGCCGAGAATAGGCTCCTGATGGCGGGATGCAGGAAAAGATGCCTCTCGGTCCTGAAGACTCTCCGCGACCGTCATCTCGAGCTACCCGGTCAGCCACTCCAGAGCTACCACATGAAGACCCTGCTGCTGTATGAGTGTGAGAAACACCCGAGAGAGACCGACTGGGACGAGTCCTGCCTCGGAGATCGAATCAACGGAATTCTGCTGCAGCTCATCTCGTGTTTGCAGTGCCGCAGATGCCCCCATTATTTCTTACCAAATTTGGACCTGTTTCAGGGGAAGCCACACTCTGCCCTTGAAGCTGCCGCAAAGCAGACGTGGAGACTGGCGAGGGAAATCCTCACTAATGCAAAAAGTTTGGACAAATTATAA